From the Mycobacteriales bacterium genome, one window contains:
- a CDS encoding MarR family transcriptional regulator produces the protein MPEALTSTRVDAETPARLRAVVGKLSRRFNALARGSGLTPAQLSALGVIVRSGPLRLSELAEIERMNPTMLSRIVAALDEAGLVRRRPDPDDRRAGLLEATATGRRTHDKLRAERGRVLLDGLERLNAADVAAVEAALPALEALTHELGRRDGTSS, from the coding sequence ATGCCGGAAGCCCTGACCTCCACCCGAGTGGATGCCGAGACCCCGGCCCGGCTGCGCGCGGTGGTCGGGAAGCTCAGCCGCCGGTTCAACGCCTTGGCCCGCGGCTCGGGCCTGACCCCGGCGCAGCTCTCGGCGCTTGGCGTCATCGTCCGCAGCGGCCCGCTGCGGCTGTCCGAGCTCGCCGAGATCGAGCGGATGAACCCCACCATGCTGAGCCGGATCGTGGCAGCGCTGGACGAAGCCGGCCTGGTTCGTCGCCGGCCCGACCCCGACGACCGGCGGGCCGGGTTGCTGGAAGCCACCGCGACCGGTCGTCGTACCCATGACAAGCTGCGCGCCGAGCGCGGCCGCGTGCTCCTCGACGGCCTGGAGCGGCTGAACGCCGCCGATGTCGCAGCGGTCGAGGCGGCGTTGCCGGCGCTGGAGGCGCTGACCCACGAGCTCGGCCGCCGAGACGGAACGAGCTCGTGA
- a CDS encoding MMPL family transporter, translating into MHAAYSALGRFVVRFRWLVLVVWLLLIFGSFAAFPSLNSVVKANNSDFLPKSSPSEVASRLASPLQNANLTPVPVVVSNTQGQLTAQDGAYVLQLIAALKKVSHVTQVRDLGISPDGVANQILTLSNINLGQDGPSKTLIDDLRTAIHGVRAPPDVQTNVAGQLADQVDQEAKSGNTAARVQLLSVVFILILLVIIFRSPLAPLITLLPALLISEFAGRVVAELTHAGLQVSSLSQIMMIILVLGAGTDYALFLIFRVREETRAGLPPREAIVRSVERVGESITFSAGTVIAALLSLLAATFGIYSSLGAPLAIAIFLMLLAGLTLLPAMLAVFGRAVFWPVKLKPETERRTPLWGRVAGRIVARPVVTLVVGVVAFGGLAIAVTAYVPAGFGNTVAAPKGTDARAGDDVLAAHFPKAAANPTNVIFRFDQPVWTNPQELDRARSLLAAAPVFNEVTGPTNPNGAQIGASAYQRLHSQIAAIVPNGDPRKLPPLKPASLAMSQLEYQIYRAESNYVSADGKTVQYLTSLTVGDPAATKALRAVPAIRRAVTSVGDQVHASQSAVGGEAPALYDISATSDHDLRTVIPIAIVVIGFLLALVMRSLVAPLYLIISVALSYLAALGLCVIVFQKIAGTDGLTFLLPFLMFLFLLALGEDYNILVMTRIREEAHDLPLREAVQRALGATGSTVTSAGLVLAGTFAVFAVVGTQTPGGQQFTDLGAGLSIGILMDTFLVRTLLVPSTVAILGRWNWWPSDLHAQHRIGI; encoded by the coding sequence ATGCATGCCGCCTACTCAGCGCTCGGTCGCTTCGTGGTCCGGTTCCGTTGGCTGGTCCTGGTCGTCTGGCTGCTGCTCATCTTCGGGTCGTTTGCTGCCTTCCCGTCGCTCAACAGCGTGGTGAAGGCGAACAACTCCGACTTCTTGCCGAAGAGCTCTCCCAGCGAGGTCGCCAGCCGGCTCGCGTCGCCGCTGCAGAACGCAAATCTCACGCCGGTCCCGGTCGTGGTGTCGAACACGCAGGGCCAGCTGACTGCACAGGACGGCGCGTATGTCCTGCAGCTCATCGCGGCGCTCAAGAAGGTCTCGCACGTCACTCAGGTGCGGGATCTCGGGATCTCGCCCGACGGGGTGGCCAACCAGATCCTCACGTTGTCGAACATCAACCTCGGCCAGGACGGCCCCTCGAAGACGCTGATCGACGACCTGCGTACGGCGATTCACGGTGTTCGGGCGCCGCCCGACGTCCAGACCAACGTGGCCGGACAGCTTGCGGACCAGGTCGACCAGGAAGCGAAGTCGGGCAACACCGCGGCGCGCGTGCAGCTGCTGTCGGTCGTGTTCATCCTGATCCTGCTGGTCATCATCTTCCGATCTCCGCTCGCGCCGCTGATCACGCTGCTTCCGGCGCTGCTGATCAGTGAGTTCGCCGGCCGGGTCGTTGCCGAGCTCACGCACGCGGGCCTGCAGGTGTCCTCGCTGTCCCAGATCATGATGATCATCCTCGTGCTCGGTGCCGGCACCGACTATGCGCTGTTCCTGATCTTCCGGGTACGCGAGGAGACCCGAGCCGGACTCCCGCCACGAGAGGCGATCGTGCGTTCGGTGGAGCGCGTGGGCGAGTCGATCACCTTCTCCGCCGGCACGGTCATCGCCGCGTTGCTGAGCCTGCTGGCGGCGACGTTCGGGATCTACTCGAGCCTGGGCGCGCCGCTCGCGATCGCGATCTTCCTGATGTTGCTCGCCGGCCTCACCCTGCTGCCTGCAATGCTCGCGGTGTTCGGCCGGGCGGTGTTCTGGCCGGTCAAGCTCAAGCCCGAGACCGAGCGTCGTACCCCGCTGTGGGGCCGGGTCGCCGGCCGGATCGTGGCGCGTCCGGTCGTCACGCTGGTGGTCGGCGTGGTGGCCTTCGGGGGCCTGGCGATCGCGGTTACCGCGTATGTTCCTGCCGGCTTCGGCAACACGGTCGCGGCGCCGAAGGGCACGGACGCTCGGGCCGGCGACGACGTTCTCGCGGCTCACTTCCCGAAGGCGGCGGCGAACCCGACGAACGTGATCTTCCGCTTCGACCAGCCGGTCTGGACCAACCCGCAGGAGCTCGACCGAGCACGGTCGTTGCTCGCCGCGGCGCCGGTCTTCAACGAGGTGACCGGTCCGACCAACCCGAACGGTGCGCAGATCGGCGCTTCGGCGTACCAAAGGCTGCACAGCCAGATCGCCGCCATTGTTCCGAACGGCGACCCGCGCAAGCTTCCGCCGCTGAAACCAGCGAGCTTGGCGATGAGCCAGCTGGAGTACCAGATCTATCGGGCCGAGTCGAACTACGTCAGCGCGGACGGTAAGACGGTCCAGTACCTGACCAGCCTCACCGTGGGTGATCCCGCCGCGACCAAGGCGCTGCGGGCCGTCCCCGCGATCCGGCGCGCGGTCACCAGCGTCGGGGACCAGGTGCACGCTTCGCAGTCGGCGGTCGGCGGCGAGGCGCCGGCGTTGTACGACATCTCGGCGACGTCGGACCACGACCTGCGCACGGTGATCCCGATCGCGATCGTCGTGATCGGCTTCCTGCTCGCGCTGGTGATGCGCAGCCTGGTCGCGCCGCTCTACCTGATCATCTCGGTCGCGCTGTCCTATCTCGCCGCGCTCGGCTTGTGCGTCATCGTGTTCCAGAAGATCGCGGGGACCGACGGGCTGACCTTCCTGCTGCCGTTCCTGATGTTCCTGTTCCTGCTCGCGCTCGGCGAGGACTACAACATCCTGGTCATGACCCGGATCCGCGAGGAGGCGCACGACCTGCCACTGCGCGAGGCGGTGCAGCGAGCGCTCGGCGCGACCGGATCCACGGTCACCAGCGCCGGGCTGGTGCTGGCCGGCACGTTCGCGGTGTTCGCGGTCGTCGGCACCCAGACTCCCGGTGGACAGCAGTTCACCGACCTCGGTGCGGGCCTGTCGATCGGCATCCTGATGGACACGTTCCTGGTGCGCACGCTGCTCGTGCCGTCAACGGTCGCGATCCTCGGCCGCTGGAACTGGTGGCCGAGCGACCTGCACGCCCAGCACCGGATCGGGATCTAA
- a CDS encoding class I SAM-dependent methyltransferase, with translation MARKPIAQVVSDALGHPDLSITAYDGSTAGPSDAPIHTRLNSPAALSYLITAPSSLGLARAFISGEMEIDGDLYEALSMLWSDRIGRLSWLDRLDVLRNLDPQAIRWVEPPAEEYGARRLQYGFRHSKSRDAEAISHHYDVSNTFYEWVLGPSMTYTCACYPTEDATLEQAQEHKYDLVARKLGLQPGMRLLDVGCGWGGMVRHAAKHYGVKAIGVTLSRQQAEWGEKAIAEDGLGDVAEVRHCDYRDVIENNFDAVSSIGLTEHIGARNLGSYFRFLRSKLRPQGRLLNHCITRPTTTEPVHIRGFIDRYVFPDGELEGVGRIISAMQDNGLEVRHEENLREHYARTLHGWCDNLTANWDEAVREVGLGRAKVWALYMAGSRLGFERRTIELHQVLGVRVDDDGGSGMPLRPDWGV, from the coding sequence ATGGCGCGCAAGCCGATCGCACAGGTCGTCTCGGACGCACTCGGACATCCGGACCTGAGCATCACGGCGTACGACGGGAGCACGGCCGGTCCGTCCGACGCGCCGATCCACACCCGGCTGAACTCCCCGGCAGCGCTGTCCTACCTGATTACCGCGCCTAGCTCGCTCGGCCTCGCGCGAGCCTTCATCAGCGGCGAGATGGAGATCGACGGCGACCTCTACGAGGCGCTCTCGATGCTCTGGAGCGACCGGATCGGGCGGCTGTCGTGGCTCGACCGGCTCGACGTGCTGCGCAACCTCGACCCGCAGGCGATCCGCTGGGTCGAGCCACCGGCCGAGGAGTACGGCGCGCGCCGGCTGCAGTACGGCTTCCGGCACTCCAAGTCCCGCGACGCAGAGGCGATCAGCCACCACTACGACGTCTCGAACACCTTCTACGAGTGGGTGCTCGGCCCGTCGATGACCTACACCTGCGCGTGCTACCCGACCGAGGACGCGACGCTCGAACAAGCGCAGGAGCACAAGTACGACCTGGTCGCGCGCAAGCTCGGTCTTCAGCCGGGCATGCGCCTGCTCGACGTGGGCTGCGGCTGGGGCGGCATGGTGCGGCACGCCGCGAAGCACTACGGCGTCAAGGCGATCGGCGTGACGCTGTCGCGCCAGCAGGCCGAGTGGGGCGAGAAGGCGATCGCGGAGGACGGCCTCGGCGATGTCGCCGAGGTGCGGCACTGCGACTACCGCGACGTCATCGAGAACAACTTCGACGCGGTGTCATCGATCGGGCTGACCGAGCACATCGGGGCGCGCAACCTCGGCTCGTACTTCCGGTTCCTGCGCTCGAAGCTGCGCCCACAGGGCCGGCTGCTCAACCACTGCATCACCCGGCCGACGACGACCGAGCCCGTGCACATCCGCGGCTTCATCGACCGGTACGTCTTCCCGGACGGAGAGCTCGAAGGCGTCGGCCGGATCATCTCGGCGATGCAGGACAACGGACTCGAGGTGCGGCACGAGGAGAACCTGCGCGAGCACTACGCGCGGACCCTGCACGGCTGGTGCGACAACCTGACCGCGAACTGGGACGAGGCCGTGCGAGAGGTCGGACTCGGCCGGGCCAAGGTCTGGGCGCTGTACATGGCCGGGTCGCGCCTCGGCTTCGAGCGGCGCACGATCGAGCTGCATCAGGTGCTCGGCGTACGCGTCGATGACGACGGCGGCTCCGGGATGCCGCTCCGCCCCGACTGGGGCGTATGA
- a CDS encoding AMP-binding protein — protein MTALPSYAAGPSDRPLIGETIGDNLARTAARFPDAEALVDCASGLRMTYRELDAAVDALAAGLLDLGLAKGDRLGMWAPNRSEWVLTQYATARVGVILVNINPAYRTHELGYALNQSGCRGLVCAKEFKGSDYLAMVEEVRAELPALETVISLDSPDWEGLAAGTGIDAVRARSAELSPDDPINIQYTSGTTGFPKGATLSHHNIVNNGFFIGEGCRYTESDRVCIPVPFYHCFGMVLGNLAVTTHGACIVIPAPGFDPVLTLRAVQDERCTSLYGVPTMFIAELALGDFATYDLTSLRTGIMAGSPCPVEVMKRVVNEMHMDEVTICYGMTETSPVSTQTRADDDLERRVSTVGRVHPFVEVKVINPETGLTVDRGEPGELCTRGYSVMLGYWADPERTAEVIDAARWMHTGDLATMDDEGYLNIVGRIKDMVIRGGENVYPREVEEFLYTHPAIADVQVVGVPDERYGEELCAWIVVREGSSLTDADVREFCKGRLAHFKIPRYVMVVSEFPMTVTGKVQKYKMREHSIEALGLQKAAAVTTA, from the coding sequence ATGACCGCGCTACCGTCGTACGCCGCTGGGCCGAGTGACCGCCCGCTGATCGGGGAGACGATCGGCGACAACCTGGCCAGGACGGCGGCCCGGTTCCCGGACGCCGAGGCGCTGGTCGACTGCGCATCCGGCCTGCGCATGACGTATCGCGAGCTCGACGCCGCGGTCGACGCGCTGGCAGCCGGCCTGCTCGACCTGGGGCTCGCCAAGGGCGACCGGCTCGGCATGTGGGCGCCGAACCGCTCCGAGTGGGTCCTGACCCAGTACGCGACCGCGCGGGTCGGCGTGATCCTCGTGAACATCAACCCGGCGTACCGGACCCACGAGCTCGGCTACGCGTTGAACCAGTCCGGGTGCCGCGGGCTCGTCTGTGCGAAGGAGTTCAAGGGCTCGGACTACCTCGCCATGGTCGAGGAGGTCCGTGCCGAGCTGCCGGCGCTGGAGACGGTGATCAGTCTCGACTCGCCCGATTGGGAGGGTCTCGCTGCTGGCACCGGCATCGATGCGGTGCGGGCCAGGTCGGCCGAGCTGTCGCCGGACGATCCGATCAACATCCAGTACACGAGTGGCACGACCGGCTTTCCCAAAGGCGCGACGCTCTCGCACCACAACATCGTCAACAACGGCTTCTTCATCGGCGAGGGCTGCCGCTACACCGAATCCGACCGGGTCTGCATCCCGGTGCCCTTCTACCACTGCTTCGGAATGGTGCTCGGCAACCTCGCGGTCACGACACACGGCGCCTGCATCGTCATCCCGGCACCCGGCTTTGATCCAGTGCTGACACTGCGAGCCGTGCAGGACGAGCGATGCACGTCGCTGTACGGCGTACCGACGATGTTCATCGCCGAGCTTGCGCTCGGCGATTTCGCGACCTACGACCTCACCTCACTTCGCACCGGGATCATGGCGGGATCGCCCTGCCCGGTCGAGGTGATGAAGCGCGTCGTCAACGAGATGCACATGGACGAGGTGACGATCTGCTACGGCATGACAGAGACGTCGCCGGTCTCGACGCAGACGCGAGCGGACGACGACCTCGAACGGCGGGTGTCGACGGTGGGTCGAGTCCATCCGTTCGTCGAGGTCAAGGTGATCAATCCTGAGACCGGCCTGACGGTCGACCGGGGCGAGCCGGGCGAGCTGTGCACTCGGGGCTACTCGGTGATGCTCGGGTACTGGGCCGATCCGGAGCGCACCGCGGAGGTGATCGATGCCGCGCGATGGATGCACACCGGCGATCTCGCCACGATGGACGACGAGGGCTACCTCAACATCGTCGGCCGGATCAAGGACATGGTGATCCGCGGCGGCGAGAACGTCTACCCGCGCGAGGTCGAGGAGTTCCTCTACACACATCCGGCGATCGCGGACGTGCAGGTGGTCGGTGTTCCGGACGAACGGTACGGCGAAGAGCTGTGTGCGTGGATCGTCGTACGCGAGGGATCCAGCCTCACCGACGCGGACGTTCGCGAGTTCTGCAAGGGCAGGCTCGCGCACTTCAAGATCCCGCGATACGTCATGGTCGTGAGCGAGTTCCCGATGACCGTCACCGGCAAGGTGCAGAAGTACAAGATGCGCGAGCACTCGATCGAGGCGCTCGGGCTGCAGAAAGCGGCGGCTGTTACCACAGCGTGA
- a CDS encoding FAD-binding oxidoreductase — protein sequence MDHAERLAAYHERVEALQAALVSLPTDAPVRLQKQRRTSNLFRPRDGAHRALAADGFSGVLHVDTANHTADVLAMTTYEDLVAATLPYGLIPLVVPQLKTITIGGAVTGLGIESSSFRNGLPHESVLEMDVLTGDGRVVTATPDNEHRDLFYGFPNSYGTLGYALRLTIELEQVTPYVHLRHLRFDTVEECAATIRMVCRDRQWGTEAVDFVDGTWFSPTECYLTLGSYAGSAPYTSSYTGQQVYYRSIQQRDEDWLTIHDYLWRWDTDWFWCSRAFGAQNPRLRRVWPSRWRRSDVYWKIIALEDRYHLKSRLDARNGKPAEERVIQDVEVSVDRLADFVDFLDARTGIEPVWFCPLRQRDPAARWDLYALDPSTLYVNVGFWSTAPLPSGEQDGYHNRAIEQKVAELGGRKSLYSTAFYPEDEFWATYGGETYALLKKTYDPNRRLLDLYAKAVQRR from the coding sequence GTGGATCATGCCGAGCGGCTCGCGGCCTATCACGAGCGCGTCGAAGCGCTGCAGGCGGCGCTGGTGAGCCTGCCGACGGATGCGCCGGTCCGGCTTCAGAAGCAACGCAGAACATCGAACCTGTTCCGGCCCCGCGACGGCGCCCACCGCGCGCTGGCAGCCGACGGGTTCAGCGGGGTGCTTCACGTCGACACGGCGAACCACACCGCGGACGTGCTCGCGATGACGACGTACGAGGACCTGGTCGCGGCGACGCTCCCCTACGGACTGATCCCGCTGGTCGTCCCTCAGCTGAAGACGATCACCATCGGTGGCGCCGTGACGGGGCTCGGCATCGAGTCGAGCTCGTTCCGCAACGGGCTGCCGCACGAGTCGGTGCTGGAGATGGACGTCCTCACCGGCGATGGGCGGGTCGTGACGGCCACGCCGGACAACGAGCACCGCGACCTGTTCTACGGCTTCCCGAACTCCTACGGAACCCTCGGCTACGCGCTCCGGCTGACGATCGAGCTGGAACAGGTCACGCCGTACGTCCATCTCCGGCACCTGCGCTTCGACACGGTCGAGGAGTGCGCAGCGACCATTCGGATGGTCTGCAGGGACCGGCAATGGGGCACCGAGGCGGTGGACTTCGTGGATGGCACCTGGTTCTCGCCGACCGAGTGCTACCTCACCCTGGGCTCCTACGCCGGCTCCGCGCCGTACACGTCGAGCTACACCGGCCAGCAGGTCTACTACCGCTCGATCCAGCAGCGCGACGAGGACTGGCTCACCATCCACGACTACTTGTGGCGCTGGGACACCGACTGGTTCTGGTGCTCCCGTGCGTTCGGTGCACAGAACCCGCGCCTGCGCCGGGTCTGGCCGAGCCGGTGGCGGCGATCCGACGTCTACTGGAAGATCATCGCGCTCGAGGACCGCTACCACCTCAAGTCGCGGCTCGACGCCCGCAACGGGAAGCCGGCCGAGGAGCGCGTGATCCAGGACGTCGAGGTGTCGGTCGACCGGCTGGCCGACTTCGTCGACTTCCTCGACGCCCGGACCGGGATCGAGCCGGTGTGGTTCTGCCCGCTGCGCCAGCGCGACCCGGCCGCGCGCTGGGACCTCTACGCGCTCGACCCGTCGACGCTCTACGTGAACGTCGGGTTCTGGTCGACGGCGCCGCTCCCGTCCGGCGAGCAGGACGGCTACCACAACCGGGCGATCGAGCAGAAGGTCGCCGAGCTCGGTGGGCGAAAGTCGTTGTATTCCACCGCTTTCTACCCCGAAGACGAGTTTTGGGCGACGTACGGCGGAGAGACCTACGCGCTGCTGAAAAAGACGTATGACCCCAACCGGCGGTTGCTCGACCTCTACGCGAAGGCGGTCCAACGTCGGTAG